In Hemibagrus wyckioides isolate EC202008001 linkage group LG16, SWU_Hwy_1.0, whole genome shotgun sequence, the sequence CAGGTATAGCTTGGTGGAGTGGAGGGGAGGGGAGCATTTATTTCCACTAGTTTAGCAAATATAACATGGAAATATCTCCACTCAAGGGcagattattatttaataattggaGCGAGTAGGACTGCAGTTCCTCTGTTATTACGCTCAGTGAAAGAGCTTTTGTAGTCATGCAACACATTTTCAGGAATCAGAATTTCACTGATAGTTAAAGCTCATTTTCATCTACCTGTAAAATTTGATTACACTAATTTTCTCACAGTTTTGGGTTGTACACAATGCCTGGTGATGTATTTAATGGCTTTCAGGCTCCATGATGTTGCTCCTGTACCTGAGGTTGTTGAGGACATGAAGGTGAGCTGTATCAGTTCCTCTAACAGACATTGTGTGTCACTTTTCAATATGAGTAGTAATCATGGCAGCAGTTCTGTGTGGTCTGTAGTACTGGGGCATTTCTGGTAGGATCTTGTACCTTTGCTGAACATGCTTTCTTTTGTACACAGGGAGGCCTGAAGCTGAGGCTCATCAAACTGAACTGGCAAAAGTCCATGTGTGGCCGAGTCAAAGCCACAGACGAGCAAGCCAAAGCAGACATCAAAGTATGTAAGAATTAATCTTGCAGCCCCATATCATGGTTTTTCTTTTTCGTACATAGCCATGCACATAAAGAGCATGTATTATGCAGCAAAATGAATAACTCCCATTAATGTATTATTCTACTGTGTAATTCTtttttacatacagtatgtacataTAGAGCAGCACTTTGGGTAGCATTGCTGCCTCAAAGCTGCAGGGTCCCTGATGcaatcctgagctcgggttactgtctCTGTGAAATTTCACATCCTCTCActttccaaaaacatgcagatgGGCAAACTGACTATGCTAAATTGTATTCGTGTGAACAAGTGTGTGAATTTGCCCTGTGATGAAATGCCATCCCACCTGTGGTGAATTGTCCTGTCTTGAAACcagtatatataaaatgaaggGAAAGTAAGTATTTAGACACTTTTGTATATACTCCTATATATATCTACCGTCCATTGTTCACACGCAATGTTTTAAGATTTTGTACTTTCTGCTTAATTTACACATTGCTGTTTAAGAGGCCTATTTTTCTACTACAAGGCTTACACATGCACCAACCATGCAGATTAGAGTCTTAAATTATTTTCATGGATAGAAGAACATGTAGCAGAAAGAACAGTTTTTACACTGAGCATGTTGTCATCAGACAGTAGCATCTTGGCTCATGAGTCACGATTGGTGAGTGGTAAATGGGTGCCACTTTTAATTTTCATAAAATTTAATCCTGTTAAACTTTTTTCGCCACTTCATGAGTCAGATTCTGCAATGAGAAGTTTCTGCAGAGATGGAAGAACCAGCCGGAAGGACAGCAGAAATACTCCCATTAATCAGGTCTTTATGGTAGAATGGCTAGACTGAAGTCATCCCTGAGTAAATGGCATGTTGCAGGCATGTAATTGACTCTGAGAGTatgaggaaaaagaggaaacaaTTTGGCTGACAGAAACTAGGTCCTGCTCATCAGTTGGCTAATCTCTATGGCGAAGCATGGTGGTTTGTGTAGCTTTAGAGCCAAGAGAAGGCAATTTAATCCTTACTTTGAAAATCAACTGTATATCATCTTTTACAGACTTCTGTAATTGAAATACTGTCTCAAATAATTTAGGTTGCAATTAAAGCCAGATTAGCAGATGTGTTCTATTTACTTCCTCACAGCTAAAGAAGCAGGCTCTGAAGGAGAAGATTGAGGATGATGTGGGAGCCCTGGTGCAGTTCCTGCTGGATGAGAAGGACAGACTGTTGGAGAGGCTAGAGGCCGAGGAGGCAGCTACTATAGCACTGATAGATGAGAATCTTAAACTGGTGGAAAGTGAGGCGGCTAAAGTGGACAAGGCCATCGCTGAAATTCAGAACCAGCTCAGCGAGGTAGCAAACTTTGAGGTATGTCTCACTTGTGTCTTTCAGCGCGCACACAAGCATGACATTATATGTTGTTTTGAATTCCATGTTCAGTTCTCCTATGGATGTCTTTTTCAGAGCATCAGCAAAGCATATTCAAGGTACGTAGATAACTGCATGTTGAAACAAAGTTTAATTTGATCAACAGTTATGAATTGGGTGTGTAAATGCTGTTGTTTGATTTTGATTTTAGCCCAAGTCATGTTAACCTTACAGTGCAGGCGGTGAACTGTCCACCTGATTTCACCGAATTCACTGGACCATTTCAGCTCATCTTGTGGAAGAAGATGATGCATGTGCTGCATACAAGTAAGTAAAGAGCACTTTCCATGCGTCAGTGCCTAAATCCCAACATTAATCGGAATAAATTAGTtcagaaacacaaaaacatgactatatattacaaaaaaaccTGTTTGATAGCTCAATTGGTTAGAAAATTCTTCATCGTAACACCTTAATCAATCCGTTTGAGCTCGACATTTTGATTGAAAGGAGAGGTGTAGATCTAAGGTGTACAGGTGAAGATCTACACATCTAAAACTCTAAAGCACCTTTTGCAGTGGTGTGAACACAACAACAACTGCTCTGTACTTGCGCACTTGTTTAGAGTATATGTAATGCACATggaaatgaatatataaatcagCTTGCAATGGATAGGGTATGGATAGGGTATGTATAAACAGTACGGATAGGGTATGTATAAACAGTACGGATAGGGTATGTATAAACAGTACGGATAGGGTATGTATAAACAGTACGGATAGGGTATGTATAAACAGTACGGATAGGGTATGTATAAACAGTACGGATAGGGTATGTATAAACAGTACGGATAGGGTATCTATAAACAGAACGGATAGGGTATGTATAAACAGTACGGATAGGGTATGTATAAACAGTACGGATAGGGTATGTATAAACAGTACGGATAGGGTATGTATAAGCAGTACGGATAGGGTATGTATAAGCAGTACGGATAGGGTATGTATAAGCAGTACGGATAGGGTATGTATAAACAGTACGGATAGGGTATGTATAAACAGTACGGATAGGGTATGTATAAACAGTACGGATAGGGTATGTATAAACAGTACGGATAGGGTATGTATAAGCAGTACGGATAGGGTATGTATAAGCAGTACGGATAGGGTATGTATAAGCAGTACGGATAGGGTATGTATAAACAGTACGGATAGGGTATCTATAAACAGAACGGATAGGGTATGTATAAACAGTACGGATAGGGTATGTATAAACAGTACGGATAGGGTATGTATAAACAGTACGGATAGGGTATGTATAAGCAGTACGGATAGGGTATGTATAAGCAGTACGGATAGGGTATGTATAAGCAGTACGGATAGGGTATGTATAAACAGTACGGATAGGGTATGTATAAACAGTACGGATAGGGTATGTATAAACAGTACGGATAGGGTATGTATAAACAGTACGGATAGGGTATGTATAAGCAGTACGGATAGGGTATGTATAAGCAGTACGGATAGGGTATGTATAAGCAGTACGGATAGGGTATGTATAAACAGTACGGATAGGGTATGTATAAACAGTACGGATAGGGTATGTATAAGCAGTACGGATAGGGTATGTATAAACAGTACGGATAGGGTATGTATAAACAGTACGGATAGGGTATGTATAAACAGTACGGATAGGGTATGTATAAACAGTATACTcctatatagtgtatacagcATAGTTtagcattatatattatactccagtatagtgtatgtttacatTGCCCATTTTCATGCCCGGGTGCATTTTGTTCTTATACATCAACCAGTCTCTATTTCTTTTCTCAGGTTTATAAGGAAAGGAACTAGCTGATTTTATGGATGATCCATGTCATAAAATTATAAGCAGTTCAAAAGTGTGATGTGTAGCACCTAAATTAAAAACAGTCTAACAAATTTTGAGCCATGCAGTCATATGGAAATCATATCTGCACCGTTTTTAACAGCGGGGCTctacataataatacattatGGCTCTCAGAAATCACCTTGAACAATCATTGGTCATCTAGGAAATCTGAATTAGTATGAATTAATGTAAAACCAAATCTCATACCTTTGTTGATTTTCCTCTAGTTTAGGCTTTCCCCTATGTAAAGAGATGTGTTCTGCCATTTAATATGCAAAGGTTAGGTAATGTACAACATCCTCTGCCCTTCAGTGCCACAAAACCTGACGCTGGATCTGGACACAGCCCACCCATCTTTGGCCATTAGTGACTTCGACACGAAGGTGGAGGAGGGCCGAGCACGCTCGCACGAACCCGACCTGCCGTGCCGCTTCACACGCTTCTTTGGTGTGTTGGCTACTGCGCAGTACTCTAGTGGCCAGCACTACTGGGAGGTAGATGTGAGGGACAAGGGAGTGTGGTACCTGGGTGTGACAACAGCACGCAGCAACCGAAAGGGCTTCGTAAGTCTGTCACCGTCAGCTGGTTACTGGAGCCTGAGCCTACATGACCGCTTGTACGCCAATGAAGAGGATGCCCGCGTGCCTGTGGCTGATTACTGGAGCTCTCCACGTGTCGGTGTCTTTCTTGACTATGAGCGAGGCCACGTGGCTTTTTATGATGCCGTCACCATGAAGCGTGTCTACAGCTTTGCGGCGTACTTTGACGAGCCTGTCTCGCCCTTCTTCAGCCCTGGCAAGAACGACCCGGGCAGCCGACTGCAGATCTGCCACTATTACTGAGGAGAGACGGTCACTGCATTTTAACATTTTGAGAAGGAGTCCATTGCAGGGGAAGCTGACTGCAGATTGTTCCCCTACTACtgataagggtttttttttggggggggggggggacgaGATTGGGAAGAAGGTGGTGCTTTGTATTGTGAGAATGAAGCTCCtgtaatagaaaatagaaaaactgCCACTTTGACTGAGAGAAAAAACTGAAAGGAAACAGCATCCATTGTACCTGCATCAGACGTTTTCATTCTAGGGCATTCTTCTCTCAGGGGGTAGGCTGCCGTGGTGTGGCTCAGACCCGGAGCTTCTTCACAATGTGAATTAGGGAGTGTAATACTCTACTATGCCTGATCTGAACAAGTCTGTTCTTATTACTGTTGGATTATGATGTAGCCCTGTTGACATTCAGGTCACGATGCGCTGCAGGCTTCAAGCAAATATCAACTTGAGCTGCTTTTAACATCTCATTTCACCTCAGTGTTGTTCTGTGTCCCCTTCCAGTGTGCCCTTTTAAGACATGGAATTTAGCTCAGTAGGTTTTAGAAGTAGTTCGCTGTGAACTTTTGAAAAGGCTCTAGAgactttttaactttttttttgtttcattgttttgtttaaatgattaattCCTCATTTCTGTAGAATAGAAATGAGTAACTAGTGTATGAAGACCTAATACTTAAATAGTTCAGGGTTCTGCGTTTGTACAGGCTGCTATGCACGGTTTCAACATTTCCATAATAACTATGTAAATACGGTTTGTTTTAAAGCCCCTGTACTGGTCTGGCTCTAGTGTGTAGTATCAGACAGCTTGAGAATGTGGGTATTGCTTACAGATAAGTGTGCTTATTTGAATACGTGATCTCTGAACCCATCTTAATATTTGTTTACATAATTAAGTGTTCGAATCTAGCTTGTGTAAtccaaaatgattttttttttttttttactgtgaatGTGTGATAGAAACACAAACCACAGTATATCCATATATACAAACCCAAGCAGCTTGCTTATTTCTTGCGTCACATCTAGTGAAATGGCCACATCTGATCCAAGCTATATATGGAAATCTTTATTTCTGTCCCAGCTGAGAGATTTTGTTTCTGCAGTAGGGTGTTAATGCTATCTGTAATTGCTTCATGTGAAtacttgaaagaaaaaaaaaaaaaaatagatgatgatgatgaacaaaaAGACTCTGTGAAAAGCAGACTTGACATCCAGGTCAGTTTCAGACACTTACATCATTGTTACAAATCttgttttccatttttctcttttttttttttttattcataactGTATGAATGATGCACAAAATGGTGGTCTTTGAATAGAAAACATTGTTAAAATGGCCATGCAGAAgtgtttgttaattatttattcattctcacACAAAAAGACGAACAATCtgcaatctgttttttttttctttcatgttttatACTTCTCTCAaaccttttcatttttctttacaaaCGCTTTTGTGAATATACCGGAGGCACAGCAGACAGAAAAGCGAGAGAAAAGACAGCATTTTTAATagctatttatatttttaaaaatgaaattgttGTCTGCTTGTAATTCAGCTTTTGTCTGTATGTTTCCCTTCTGTTAcatatatgtaataaatgtgtcttATGCGTATATATGTTCATATTcaattttgctgttttttttatgttgatgTTTGTGATTTGTTCTGTAACAGCTGCTGCAGATCACAGTACATGTCTGTAATACAGCAGGAGATTGAGTGCAGTGAGGATGTTCTCTTCCTCGACTAGAACACCAGTGTGGGTTTCCACAGCAGGACATCTCACCTTTTTTCCAGGGAGCTCTTAAACTGTAAGAAAACACCCACAGCCCCcctctgatttattttctgaatgTAATCCAACTGTTTAAATTTTGTACATTAATATCTTGCCTACCGATTAGAGATGTAGTGTGTTATTAAAATTGTTAATTAGGAGCAGGCTAATTTGTGTTGAGATTTGGATTAAATATTTCACAAGTAATTATAGGCACTCAATAAATCTCATGATTTTGGGTGGTGATTTTCACTGGTGTCACAATATAAAGCAACGGCTTTATGAAAGCTCTAGAATTATACCGGGACAAGCTCCAGTGTTGAACGAGACACGTTTTATATAAAGGGTGTGTGAGAACGTGAGACCGAGACAGCTTTTCTGATCCACAAAGAGATGCATAGGTGTTTAAATAACtttatatttacacttttaattACACACTGTTAGAATCGATCAGTGAAGACATTGAAAATTTCATGTACaagactttttattattattattattattattgaatgaTTTCTAGTTAAAGATGGGTTCTAAATTTTGCTCTGGAAGGAGTTAGTGATGATGATCAGTAAGTGCCGTGTGGATATGTGGATGTTGGGCGTCTCAGAGATGAGGTTCAGctattttgctctctttttgcAAACGCACAATTGTGGAGGACGGAAACTGACTATGGATCAGTCCTGTTACTCAAAAACTAGTTTGCTTTATGCTAAAACTTCTATTCTTAGTAACTATTAACTATTTTAAGACATCTACAATGCATAGAAGCcattcccataatgcactgcaggCCTACGTCAGCTT encodes:
- the trim47 gene encoding E3 ubiquitin-protein ligase TRIM47 isoform X3, producing the protein MAAAADTKGELQKELVCAICLDYFDDPVILKCGHNFCRMCILMHWEENGGDDIGYQCPECRMVFGKMSFTKNYLVKNLVDKLSEFECLKTCRPPAPIKPPKTDGKCERHHEELKLYCHTDRKPICVVCRESRDHRLHDVAPVPEVVEDMKGGLKLRLIKLNWQKSMCGRVKATDEQAKADIKLKKQALKEKIEDDVGALVQFLLDEKDRLLERLEAEEAATIALIDENLKLVESEAAKVDKAIAEIQNQLSEVANFESISKAYSSPSHVNLTVQAVNCPPDFTEFTGPFQLILWKKMMHVLHTMPQNLTLDLDTAHPSLAISDFDTKVEEGRARSHEPDLPCRFTRFFGVLATAQYSSGQHYWEVDVRDKGVWYLGVTTARSNRKGFVSLSPSAGYWSLSLHDRLYANEEDARVPVADYWSSPRVGVFLDYERGHVAFYDAVTMKRVYSFAAYFDEPVSPFFSPGKNDPGSRLQICHYY
- the trim47 gene encoding E3 ubiquitin-protein ligase TRIM47 isoform X1, with translation MAAAADTKGELQKELVCAICLDYFDDPVILKCGHNFCRMCILMHWEENGGDDIGYQCPECRMVFGKMSFTKNYLVKNLVDKLSEFECLKTCRPPAPIKPPKTDGKCERHHEELKLYCHTDRKPICVVCRESRDHRLHDVAPVPEVVEDMKGGLKLRLIKLNWQKSMCGRVKATDEQAKADIKLKKQALKEKIEDDVGALVQFLLDEKDRLLERLEAEEAATIALIDENLKLVESEAAKVDKAIAEIQNQLSEVANFEFSYGCLFQSISKAYSSPSHVNLTVQAVNCPPDFTEFTGPFQLILWKKMMHVLHTMPQNLTLDLDTAHPSLAISDFDTKVEEGRARSHEPDLPCRFTRFFGVLATAQYSSGQHYWEVDVRDKGVWYLGVTTARSNRKGFVSLSPSAGYWSLSLHDRLYANEEDARVPVADYWSSPRVGVFLDYERGHVAFYDAVTMKRVYSFAAYFDEPVSPFFSPGKNDPGSRLQICHYY
- the trim47 gene encoding E3 ubiquitin-protein ligase TRIM47 isoform X2, whose translation is MAAAADTKGELQKELVCAICLDYFDDPVILKCGHNFCRMCILMHWEENGGDDIGYQCPECRMVFGKMSFTKNYLVKNLVDKLSEFECLKTCRPPAPIKPPKTDGKCERHHEELKLYCHTDRKPICVVCRESRDHRLHDVAPVPEVVEDMKGGLKLRLIKLNWQKSMCGRVKATDEQAKADIKLKKQALKEKIEDDVGALVQFLLDEKDRLLERLEAEEAATIALIDENLKLVESEAAKVDKAIAEIQNQLSEFSYGCLFQSISKAYSSPSHVNLTVQAVNCPPDFTEFTGPFQLILWKKMMHVLHTMPQNLTLDLDTAHPSLAISDFDTKVEEGRARSHEPDLPCRFTRFFGVLATAQYSSGQHYWEVDVRDKGVWYLGVTTARSNRKGFVSLSPSAGYWSLSLHDRLYANEEDARVPVADYWSSPRVGVFLDYERGHVAFYDAVTMKRVYSFAAYFDEPVSPFFSPGKNDPGSRLQICHYY